Part of the Helicobacter sp. MIT 21-1697 genome is shown below.
TTGGTGTGCCTTATGATACAGAAGGTGGAGTGCAAATTGGCGCACAATCTTATGACAAAAATGATCTTGCAACGCTTTCTAAAGCAAGGGAAATTTTTATGCAAGAAGCTAAAGTAGTTGTTGATGAAATGATAAGCCAAGATGTCAAAGATGCCTTTGAGCAAGGAGAGGTAAAGCAAATCGTTGCGCTCATTGCTTATATGAATAGTCTTGGACAATCGCGCCGCACTGCTACACAAGTATCGCGAGCAGCACAATGATAGATACTACACTTTTGGAGTTTATTGTTGCTTATCAGAAAGAGATTTATCTTGCAGTTACGCTTTTGCTTGTAGTATTTTTGTATGGATATGTTTATCATTTATATTCTTCACAAGCTAAAGGTGTAAAAGATTATGAAAAATATGCTAATCTTGCTCTGAATGATAGTCTTGATGATGAGCTCATTGAACCACGAACACACAATGAAAGGGGAACTAGATGAATTGGTCAGATAATATAACAATACTAGGGTTAATAGGTGCTTTTGTTATCTTAATCCTTACTATTTTTGTAATAAGCGTATATCTTAAAAAGATTAAAGATGGCAAGGCTGAAGGAGAATTAACAAGCGAAAGCTGGGACGGCATAGGAGAACAGACAAACAATCTCCCTGTTGGCTGGGCTGCCTGTTTTTTGGGTGTGCTTATTTGGGGCTTTTGGTATATCTTTTTAGGATACCCACTCAATGCTTACTCACAAATTGGAGAATACAACCAAGAAGTGCAAAGCTATAATCAAAAATATGCTTCTACTTGGGAAAACCTAAGCGGAGAGGAGCTTGGCAGTATGGGACAAAGTATTTTCTTGGTGCAATGCTCTCAATGCCACGGAATCACAGCAGAGGGTATGAATGGTAAGGCAAAAGATCTTACAAAATGGACTAAAGAAGAGGGTATTATTGAGGTCATTAAAGAAGGAAGCAAAGGCTTAGACTATATAGCTGGTGAAATGGCACCTGTATCTGTAAATGATAGCGAAGCAAAAGCAATCGCAGCCTATGTTATGCAAGATATTTCAAGCACTAAGAACACTAAGTATCCACTTGAGGTGAGCAAAGGTAAAGAACTCTTTGCAATACATTGTGCGGCTTGCCACGGAGATGAAGGTAAGGGCAATGGTGGCGGTGTAGATGGATTTGCACCTGATTTGACTAAATATGGGACAGCAGATTTTCTTGCAGAAGTGCTTACAAAAGGTAAAAAAGGCGTAATTGGCGTTATGCCTTCATTTGAATATGCAAACTTTGCGCCAAGCCAAAAAGAAGCGCTTAATGTGTATATTCGCTCTTTAAATTTATCTGAAGCGGAATAAAGGAGATTGTTATGAATGGTTTATTTGGAATCAATGGTTTAACAGGGTTTATTATCGCTGTGGTGCTTTTGCTTAGTATCGTTGCGGGATTAGGTACTTGTGCTATTCTTACACAAAAATCTGTGGCAACAGATTATTACAAGATTGAACAAGTAGATTCAATTAAGCAAATTGACATTGAAAATGCACAATACCGCACAAGTGCAGAATAGGAGGCAGGTATGAAACTTACACTTATTGAAAAGCTTCTTGGGACATTGCTTATTGTCACTATTGTGATGACAATCGTCATTCCTTTTATTCCTGATTTCTTTTTGCATTTGGTTTAATAAATGCTCTTGCTACTAGGGAGACTAATATGTATTAGTCTCTTGGTTGCCCTTACACTTGGTGCAGATGAGAACATTAAGGATTCTCACAATTATGTCCTTGATAATTCTGATTTGCTCCTTATACCTAAAAGTGTTGGCTTTATTGATACGCTTTCAAATGAGCTTTTCTCAAAAACTGGTTTTTCTTTATATGTTGCAGTTGTTGATAAAATCCCAGAGGATATAAAGGATAGGGTTATTGATGGGGATAACCTTGCCGAGCAAGATTTACAAAAACTCTATCGCAATAGATATAAAAAAGTCTTAACGCAAAACTTGCCGCAACCTTATGCACTTCTTGTCTTTATGAGGGAAGATAAAAAAATGGATATTTTAAGTTCCGCACCTAAAGAATATTTTGATGAAGACAAGGTATATTATGAATATATGGTGCCGCTACTTCCAAAGGAGAAAGATGAGGTTCTTACACCACAGCTTATTTCTGCGATTATGCTCAATGGTTATTCAGAAGCTGCGGATATGATTGCAGCGCATTTTGGGGTAAAACTAGAAAACAATATGCCTGTTGATGAAAGTGGAGGGCGAGAATTTGTGCGATTTAGTATGTATGCTATGATGCTTATTATGTTTGGTATTATCGGCGCGATTTATCTTATGCGCAAAAAATAGAGGAGAGAGAAATGAGAGAGAAAAACTACTGGCCCCACGCGATTGTTGGCATATTGCTTTTTGGGGTGTTTATGGTGAGTGTATCTATTACTATTGCGATGAAAAATCCTATCCAAGATGAAAACACTTATTTTGCAAAAAAACGCATTGTTGATGAAAATATTAATGATATTATTAAGGAGCAAAACCTTTTTAGTGCAATGTATGATTATAGTATCTATTTGAGCAATGAGGGCAAAAGCTATGCACACAATACCTTTGTTTTTCCTTACAATGCACCCTCTCATCGTCCGGATATAAAATCTCAAATACCTCCTACTATTATCCCCCCTAATGGGGCAAGGATACATATAGAGATTGAGCCAAAAACGTCTGCGTATTCTATTGAAAACATACATCTTTTTTTGGATTCTATGCACGAAGCACATAAGATTCAGGATTTAGGTGAGATAGAAAATGTAAGGCAAGCAAGCAAGATGCTTAATAATCTCCTTTTAGGGCGATGGAAATTTGTGCTTGAAATAACCTATAAGGAAGATTCAGAGAATACATTACGAGAGCCAAAAACACATAAAGCCTATTTTGAATCCGAAGTTTTTATTAAAGATGTAAGCAACCAAGCTGTTAAAGAACGCTCAAAATGAAAACACAAACTCATCATTTCCATCAAGCCTTTTTGCTCCTTGATGCAGTTATGGGTATTTGTATTTGTGCAACTGCCTTGATTCTTACATTTGGATTTTTATATACATTTTCGCCCACAACCAAGCTTTCTACTTATGATACCTACAAGCAGCTTTTGCTCTCACCTACGATAACCTCAATAACTTTGAATACACATTCTACGCCATCACTTACCTATGAGGTTTTTGAGCAAAGTTATACTGCTCCTCATAATTTTGAACTTTTACGATTTTATACACCCAAAGCCATTCGCTAATGCGTAAAATGTCGCATTATTTTCGTTCTGCACGAAGCGCTTTCTCACTTTTTGAAGTAGTAGTGAGCATTGTTATTTTAGGTGTGATTGGGATAATATGCAGCTCTATGCTGTTGCAAATGAGCAAAAATATTGCTTATGTACGCAGCTTAAATAACCCAAGCCCTAATATAGCCCTTGCAAAAATTGAGAATCTACTGCAATATGCGATTATAGAATCTCTTATAGGCAATGGCGGAATACCACTTAGTGTAGCGAGTTCATCTCTTGCGTTTATGGCTATTGATGAGCAATCTTTGTTTGGTGGCGGATATAAAAATGCTCCAACTTCTATGCAGGGCGATACACTTCTTCCTTTAGTATCAATACATATTCAATCTCATCATAATGATTCATTGTATTTTGCAACTTTAAAAGGGTGGCAGCCACAGCAGGAGCTCTACCTTGTTACGCAGCCTAAAGAGGTTTTTACGCCCTATACCATTACGCACATTCATTCGCAAACTCTTGTGCTTGATAAGACACCAAGCCACACACCTTTTATTGCCTTGCCATTGCAATCGCACTTTATTGAATTGCGTGATAATACATTATGGCTTGATAATGCACCTCTTGCTTTTGATGTCCTCTCATTTACAATTACACCTTTTTCTTTTACTCAAGGTATTTTTCTTGAATTAAACCTTTGTGTCGCCACACCGACAAAAAAGCATTGTGAAAATGGGGGCGTATGGCTTGATGAAATTGTAGAGAATATGCTATGAAAATATCCGCACAATCATCACAAAAACCTTCCAAGATTGCTCCTAATCGCAAAGGATTTTATATGATCTATGCTATTTTAATTATCGTCTCCGTAGGGATTGTTTGCACATTTTATTTGCGTCAGTCCTATCATCGCTCCCACACCCACGCTCATTTGCACGCCAAAGCCCAGCTCTACCTCTATGCGCGAAGTCTTAAAGATATGGTTATATTTTGTCTCAAAGAGCGAGATATACCTACTTGTCAAATACAAGAATTTTCTTTTCCTCACAATTATCATTTTCGCACAACGCTGACAAGTTTAGATTCTCATACGCTTTTGCTTGATATACACGGCAGTATTTTGCACCCCTCTAGCAGCAATATTTTGCGCATTACTAAACGTTATGTGCTTCTTGTGCCTTAATGTCTATTAAAGCACATCAATTTTCTTTATTGAGTTAAAATATGCTTTTTAAAGTTATACATATCAATCAATGAACTATTATTTATGGAGAGATTATGCACGAAGCACCCAAAAATCGTTTTGAAGAAAAAATCCATATTTTAACTCATCGTCCGCGTTTTATGTTTGCACTTTTTTCTAGCACTTCTATGACCGTTTTTGGTAGTATGATTATTGCCACTTCAATACCTGCTATTGAGAAGTATTTTGTAGATATTCCACATATTCAAACGCTTTCAAAGCTCATTTTGACACTTCCTGCACTTTTTATTATGCTGTTTTCACCATTGGGTGGAATCCTTATTGATAAATTTGGGCGCTTAAAGTTTCTCATTAGCTCTATGATTTTATGGAGCGTAAGTGGTGTGCTTGGAGCACTATGGGATAATATTTATTGGGTTCTCTTTACAAGGGCAATTTTTGGCATTGCCACTGCATTTGTTATGACAACTGCAAGCACATTAGTGGC
Proteins encoded:
- a CDS encoding cytochrome c oxidase, cbb3-type, CcoQ subunit; the protein is MIDTTLLEFIVAYQKEIYLAVTLLLVVFLYGYVYHLYSSQAKGVKDYEKYANLALNDSLDDELIEPRTHNERGTR
- a CDS encoding c-type cytochrome translates to MNWSDNITILGLIGAFVILILTIFVISVYLKKIKDGKAEGELTSESWDGIGEQTNNLPVGWAACFLGVLIWGFWYIFLGYPLNAYSQIGEYNQEVQSYNQKYASTWENLSGEELGSMGQSIFLVQCSQCHGITAEGMNGKAKDLTKWTKEEGIIEVIKEGSKGLDYIAGEMAPVSVNDSEAKAIAAYVMQDISSTKNTKYPLEVSKGKELFAIHCAACHGDEGKGNGGGVDGFAPDLTKYGTADFLAEVLTKGKKGVIGVMPSFEYANFAPSQKEALNVYIRSLNLSEAE
- a CDS encoding DUF4006 family protein — protein: MNGLFGINGLTGFIIAVVLLLSIVAGLGTCAILTQKSVATDYYKIEQVDSIKQIDIENAQYRTSAE